The stretch of DNA ATTTTATCATTTCTATATCTTCAGGACTAAATGTCCTACCTGAAAATGTTCTATTAGTATTGTTCATGACTTGATTACCTACCTCCCCCAAGTCTACTATACAATACTAATCTTGTACGTGTCCAACTCGGTTTTGCGAAAATATTTTTTTGCTACTCTCTATAACTCTTGTTTTCTCTTTCTTTTAAATTCGTGCTTCATCTCTGAATTTATGAGTACTTTTAATGGATTAAACATGAATCTTGGAAATCTTTCAAGGTTATCTAAAGCCAAAACCCGCTCTATTAGTGCAGAGAATTTTACAGGAGAAAAGGGCAAAGGCGGCATGGCAATTGAGGGTGTTTCTTCAAGAGCTGCAAGGGATTTAGGGCAGGGTTGGAAAGTCAACCCATATGTAATTATTAAAGCCGGAGAGACCTTTGTACTGGCTGATATTGAAGGTTCCGGAGCAATTCAGCATATTTGGATGACTCCTGGAGGTAAATGGAGGAATAGTATATTAAGGATATACTGGGATGATAGTGAGCTTCCTTCTGTAGAATGTCCTGTAGGTGACTTTTTTGCTTGTGGATGGAATGAATATGCACAAATTTCATCCCTTGCTGTATGCGTTAACCCGGGTAGCGCATTGAATTGTTACTGGGAAATGCCTTTTAGGAAAAGATGCAAGATGACAATGACCAACAGGGCGGATGAAGATATGGTGTTGTATTATCAAATAGATTATACCATTACTGATGTTCCTGAAGATGCTGCATATTTTCACGCTCAATTCAGGCGGGTCAATCCCCTACCTTATAAGGAAGTGTATACAATACTGGATGGTGTTAAAGGACATGGGCATTATGTAGGAACATATATGGCCTGGGGAGTAAATAATAACGGATGGTGGGGAGAAGGAGAGATAAAGTTCTATATTGACGGTGACAAGAAGTTTCCTACCATTTGCGGCACAGGAACAGAAGATTATTTTTGCGGTTCATATAATTTTGAAAATAAGGCTATTCGCCAATACCAGGAGTTTACTACTCCATATTCAGGCTTGGTACAGGTAATAAGGCCGGATGGTCTTTACAGGTCTCAAACCAGGTTTGGACTTTACAGGTGGCACATTATGGACCCCATAAGGTTTGAAGAAGACATTAGAGTCACAATACAGGCGCTTGGCTGGAGGTCGGATGGAAGGTATTTACCGTTACAGGACGATATATCTTCAGTAGCTTATTGGTATCAGACTCTTCCAGTTGCTCCCTTCCCGAAATTGCCTGATAGGGATTATCTGGAAATAATTTAAGAAAAAACTATGAGTATAAATATAGCATTTTCTTACTTACAGGATAAGAGCAATTATGGTTTGGTTGCCGCTAATGTTAATGATTTCATGAGAGCGCTGATTAGAGTCCTGATTTCCAGTTCCTTTAACGGTAATTGGTATCTGTTTTCAAATAAGTTATACTTTCAAATAACTATATTGAAAACAAAGTACAGTAATGGTATATTAAAAGTAAGCTAATGGTATATAATAAAGTAAATAAAGCTAGCCAAGAGAAAAACAGTGGGTGAAAATTAATACGGGGGATGGAAATGATAAAGGTAACCATAAAACAACTATATAGGAACACTAAGGAATATATTGGCAAACCTGTAACGGTTTCAGGATGGGTACGCACCCTTAGGGATTCAAAAGCGGTAGGCTTTATAGAGCTGAATGACGGCTCCTTTTTTAAAAATCTTCAGGTTGTTTTTGAAAGAGATGTAATAGATAATTTTGATGAAGTGACAAAGCTTTCATCCGGAGCCTCAGTAATAGTGGAAGGTGAAATTGTAGAAACCCCTAACGCAAGGCAGCCCTTTGAGCTTAAAGCAAGTAAGGTTGAAATAGAAGGGCTTTCGTCGCCGGACTATCCTTTGCAAAAAAAGAGGCATTCATTTGAGTTTCTAAGAACAATAGCCCATTTAAGGCCAAGGACTAATACTTTTTCGGCAGTATTCAGGGTAAGATCCCTTGTAGCTTACGCTATACACAAGTTCTTCCAAGAGAGGGATTTTGTTTATGTCCACACGCCTATTATAACCTCAAGTGATTGTGAAGGTGCAGGTGAAATGTTCCGGGTATCGGTACTTGATCCGGAGAATTTACCTTTAAATGAAGAAGGTAAGGTGGATTTCTCAAAAGATTTTTTCGGCAGGAAAACAGGACTTACTGTCAGCGGACAATTGGCCGGAGAGGCATATTGTATGGCCTTTAGAAACATATATACCTTTGGACCTACCTTCAGGGCGGAGAATTCCAACACTCCCAGGCACGCAGCGGAATTCTGGATGATAGAACCGGAAATTGCTTTTGCAGGTCTTAAGGAGGACATGGAACTTGCAGAAGACATGATAAAATATATAATTAGTTACGCCCTGGAATATGCTCCTGAAGAAATGGAGTTTTTTAACAGCTTTATTGATAAAAACCTTTTTGAAAGATTAGACAATGTTATTAATTCTGATTTTGGGCACATAACATACACTGAAGCAGTGGATATGCTCAAGAAGGCCAATGAAGCTTTTGAATACCCGGTAGAATGGGGCAAGGACCTACAAACAGAGCATGAAAGGTATCTTACCGAGAAAGTGTTCAAAAAACCTGTATTTGTAACAGATTATCCAAAAGATATCAAAGCTTTTTACATGAGGTTGAACGATGACAACAGAACAGTGGCTGCTATGGACCTTTTAGTACCGGGTGTAGGTGAGATAATAGGAGGAAGCCAAAGGGAAGAAAGGCTTGAATATTTGGAAAAAAGGATGGATGAACTTGGACTGGACAGGGAAGACTATTGGTGGTACCTCGACTTAAGAAAATACGGGGGTACAAGGCATGCAGGGTTTGGTTTGGGTTTTGAAAGGGCAATAATGTATATAACAGGTATGAGCAATATAAGGGATGTAATTCCATTTCCCAGGACCCCAAGTAATGCAGAGTTTTAAATTCCCAAATGGAAAAACTGAGGGGTTGGGAATAACCAGAGAGTGGGATGAATAATTAAGTAATGAATAATCAAGGATAATCAAGTAAGGAGGTTTTTATATGACTGAAGATTTAATTAATGAAGTAGTTATTGAAGAAGAACTACATGAGGACAAATTAAAAATTGTGGATGAGGTAATAGAAACCATAGCCGGAATAGAGGCTTCCAAAGTACGGTGTGTTGCATCGATGAGTGGTGGATTTACCGATGGATTGGCAGGAATTCTTGGCAAGAAAAACTTAGGAAAAGGAGTTAGGGTAGAGACTCTTGGAAATGCAGTGAAGGTATTTCTCTCGATAGTAGTAGAATATGGATGCAGAATCCATATGGTAGCAAAGGATGTACAGAATATTGTAAGAGCAGCCATTGAAGATATGACTGGACTAAAAGTGGCGGAAGTAAATGTAAATGTTGTAGGTATAAGTATGCCTAAAGAGGCCAAGAAGGAAGAAGCAAAGGAAGAAGCAAAGGAAGAATAGGAACAATAAAAAATTTAACATAGCCTATTGAATTTCTACAGCTCATATGCTAGTATATAAAATGCATTGCTGTAGTTGTGCGGACATGGCGGAATTGGCAGACGCGCTGGATTTAGGATCCAGTGGTTTACAGCCGTATGGGTTCAAGTCCCTTTGTCCGCACCACATTTATTTTGGTTTTTCAACCTGTCAGTTTCGCTCACTGCAAAAAACAACTGTAAAGTAACTTGTCGTCTCACTGCTTCTTGCGCATGTAATTCTATCCGAATTGCTATGGCCAAGAATTTTCATATATTCAGCACCTGACGCATCCATAGCTGAAAGCAGGGCGATAATGGAAGGCGGAGAGTCCATATAGTCATTATTAAAATGTTGAATCAGATTAATATCCCTGTTTTCTATAGCTTTAATTGATATCTCATCCATTTGCTCAGCTTTCTCAAGAGGGAGATAATGAGAAAAATCAACAGAAGCAATTATCACACTTTTTTTATGTTCCTTTTCAAGTTTTTCATGAAGGTTTTGGCCAAGTTTTTGGGCTTTCTGCAATCCAAAATTTCCATGCAGCATGATTGGTACGATTTTACTGTCAGGCATATAATACTTGATGTAGGGGACCAAACCTGCGATAGAGTGATCATCCTGGAGTAAATCAAAATTCATGTCTGCTATTTTTGAATCTATCAGCGAGTTCACAACATCCGTATCCGCTTCCAATATACCAAAGGGAGTCTGCCAGCTCCAGTTTCCGGTATGTACTGTTTTTACTCCTGTTCCTTTGTGGTTGGGTGCTATCACCACCACCACTTCAAATTGTTCAGCCGATATTGTCTTAAAAAAAGAAGCAATCATTCCCCCGGCAATGAGATGGTGGGGTACGATGCCGCCTTTTATTTCCGCCGGACATCCACTATCGCTTAACTCTTTAGCATTTATATCAACTGATTGCGCACTGTCTACTGACTGATTAAACTCTTTTTCACAATAGTATCTGCATTGAAGCCTTTTAGCACTTACCTGCAGATTATTTTGCAGGTGGGGCTGTTGTTTAAACGAGGCTCCAGGCACAGCATTCCTGTTACCCTGAATATTAGATGAAATAGATGACAAACGAAGGAAGAACGTATTTTGCCAGCGCTCAAATATCGGCTGGCTTGAGACACTGTACCCGAATATCGGCTGGATTGAGGCATCATAAATTACAGTACGATAATATGCTCCGGAAAGTAGCAGTATCATACATAATCCGGTTATTATAACAAATATAATAAAATGTTTATTAATGTATTTCATTATTATTCACCATTATTCACCTACTTTTTTTATCTCCACCTGTACCTTTTCAGCAAACCCACAAATATCACTAAGACTATGCTTCATATACGTATAATCAGCTGTAAATTGTCCCGGTGTTACTGCCCGCGCATAGTAGCTAATGCTTCTTTCCCGGTATTTGCTGTTTTTATTATAATAGAATCCAAATACTACCTTCTGCCCATTTCTTTCCACAGGATACCACTTCTGGTCAAATTGGTTGGCGGCTGAAACATACCGTAATCCGGCAGGAAGAATATCTGTAATCTCGTAATAGCCGTCGGGAGCGGTTTCTGAAAACTCAGGCTCCAGGGTGATTTTGATCAGCTGGGATTGGTTGAAACTCGATTGTGTTGCACCATCTACACTGTACATTCTTTTTATTTTTACCAGTTCATTAGCATCTTCCGCGAAATCCGTTATCGGTGCTGTATAGCTTGAGGTTACGGAAACATCACCTGTGATATTGGAAAATTTTATGTTTTGCAAAGCTTCAGGTGTAAGCACAAGCTTGAATACTTTGTTTTTATCCAGTGATACATTCTCTTTCCGCCCGTTTACCTCTACTGTAAAACTGCCTGCCTGGTTGGTGTCAGGAGTCATGTGGGTAACATATATCAACCTTTCTATATTATTAAGGATATACCGTGTGGAGTTGTCCTGTACATATTTAAATAAATCGTCCTTTTCAGGTGCATTGATTTTAGCAGCAAGAACAGAGCACAGGGAGGTAAGTTCAATAGTATCATCCCTGCCGGCTTTGGAGTCAATATATACATATGGGCTGTTTGTTACTCCATGTTGATTGATTATATCGTTGTAAACATTCCGCGCTTCATTCAAACTGCCAAGTTCAGCAAGAGCAATGCCGAGGTACAGTTTTTCTTTGATTCCTATATTTGATAGTTCATCAGGATGTGTATCAGACTGCAGGTCTGCGTTCAGCAGATTTTCAATATCAATTAAAACCGGCTCGTTTAGTGCTGCCAATCCCCAGAGGGAAGCTGCAGCATCTTCCGCGGTAACATTGGTGTTTTCGAGGGTTTTATAAAAGTACCACTTCATCGCTGTTTTGTCAAATAAATCATAGGAGATGGAGTTGTTTAAAGAACTGATTTTTGCGGTTATTTCAGGATTGCTGCTGTCATAGGGAAGCAGCGCAATCCCTCCGTCATATTGCTGATATGATTCCAATTGATAGTCTTCCGGGTTTTCTACCCATCTCATTTCTTCTCCATCTCCATAATGTTTTTTAATTAATTCACTTGCAATTTTTCCGGAAAGCTTCTGGTCGACACGCTCCCCCCAGCTATACAGCAATGAAAGCAGAGAGTTATAATAGGTTGATGTTCCTTCGTTATAGAATGAAAGAGTGGTAAGAGACTTCCCGCCTGCCGGTTTTAAACTGTCTGTAAGCTTGTAGTACTCTAGTTTACTTGCTTCCAGCAAGCTTTTTACTACCTTGAAATCCCTTTTTATTGCATCGTTGTATTTACCCTGCTTTGCACTTACTGTAACGGAATAATAGCCTTCTTCCAGTTTTCCTAATTCTATGTTTGTCAAACTATTGCCAATACCTTCTGCTTGATAAGTTTTCTTATCTGCTTGATTAGTTTTCTCATCTGTATATTTCTGTTTGCTATCTTTACTAATATCAGCCTTCTTTTCAAGCAAAACAGTATACTCTACTTTTTTATCGCTTTCGAGATGCGTGCCGAAGCTTCTGGCAGATATGGCAACTGTATCTCCATCCATAAAAACATTATTAAATATTACATCAACAAAAAAAGGCAGTTTTACAGGAATATTAATTTTGCCGCTTCCGGCTTTCAAATCATCGCTCGTCTTCTGGTAAGCGACCCCCTGAAAAGTAATTCTCCAGGATGTAAGGTTATCCGGCAGTTTGAAGCTTGTTTTTCCTTTACCATTGTTGTCTGTTTTAATAGTGCCAAAAAAGGCATTATCCTTAAATATGAACCTGACGGATTGAGTTCCGCCTTCCCCTCCCATTTCCGGTGCGCCAAAATTAATATTTAAAGGTTTATAAGATAAATATTCCGAAAGTATTCCTGAGTTAAAGCAATATTGATACAGGGCGGCAAGGGTATCCACTTGCTGGTTATAAACAGCAAAAAAAGCCTCATCTACAACACTTAAGTTTACTTCGCTTATGCATGGGTTTCCCTGCGCATCTTTTACATCGATCTCCAGTTGTACGGTGTCGCCAGGCCGGTACTCCTGCTTATCTGTTTTCACATCAATTTTCAATTCTTTCTCTTTGTAATCATAGCCAATCAGCTTGTTTCCCGCATCAAATACATTTTTACCATCAAAATATACTGCCTTTACATATATATTAGGTATATAATCTTTTGTAAAGTTAAAGTTAAAGTTGGGTTCACTTACCACGGTATATGAGAGTATTCCATTTTTGAGAGTCATGTACAGGAAACGGTTGTTTGGCATAGCGGGCAACTCAAGATTGTTCTTTTTAACAGCTAAACTTACCGTATCTCCCAACTTAAATTTTGCATTATTGTTTTCTGTGTTAATAGAATATCTATCAATATTTCCATCCTGAGGTTGAGCATATCTATATAAATATACTGTTTCCACAATGGATTTCTGCCTCGAATCGACACTCTCAACCTCGATAATGTAATTTTCATTTTCCTCAATTGGAAATTCATAAGAGTATTTGCCGTTTAATGTATTGGCACTAAACTCCTGCAGGAGATTTTTAACTTCAAAATAACGGTATTTTTTCTGTACCTTCTTATTGATAAAATCATAATACTGGCCTATTTCTTCACGGTCCCAGTGCTGCTTGTAAATTCGTATTTTTAAAGGGATATCCGTTGTGTCTCCCCGGTATTGGTCTACATTATACCAAAAGTCTGATTGCGTTTTAAGTTTCTCCAGCTCTATGCGGTTTGTTTTAACCTCTATCAGCCCTGCCTGGTTTTTGGAAGAAGCATTTACCTCTATCATTGTATCTCTCGGGAAAACCATGACATTGCTGTAAGAATAAATTTCCTCTTCCTCTGCTTTTGCGTTGTTAATATTTATGTTTAGAGTGAGAGGATGCCATGAATTAACGGTAGATAAAGGTATTATATCCAAACCGGCTTTACCATTTTCATCACAAACTATATTTCCTTCTTTACGGGTATCCCAGGTAGTGTAGTACGAGTATCTTAAGTCCATACCTGATACGGGTGAGCCTTCAAAAAAGCTGGCCTGGATATCCACACTTAACTTTTCCCACTCGAACATTACTTTTTTATCCGGAGTAATATCAACCTTATAGGCAGGTTTTGTGTATTGTCTTACGTCAAAATATTTCTGAATAACTGTTTCATCTCCCAATTTAAGCCGGATAAAATAACTGCCCGGATTAAGATTGGACAGTTCCATGCTGCTTTTGAAAGTGCCAGCCTCGGATATGTCTATTTCCCTGCTTAAAATCTCCGATAAGGTTGAATTTTCCATATAAGCATAGTCTGTCCCATATGTATACTCTGCACGATGTAAATAAAGTGTGCCC from Bacillota bacterium encodes:
- a CDS encoding DUF2961 domain-containing protein encodes the protein MSTFNGLNMNLGNLSRLSKAKTRSISAENFTGEKGKGGMAIEGVSSRAARDLGQGWKVNPYVIIKAGETFVLADIEGSGAIQHIWMTPGGKWRNSILRIYWDDSELPSVECPVGDFFACGWNEYAQISSLAVCVNPGSALNCYWEMPFRKRCKMTMTNRADEDMVLYYQIDYTITDVPEDAAYFHAQFRRVNPLPYKEVYTILDGVKGHGHYVGTYMAWGVNNNGWWGEGEIKFYIDGDKKFPTICGTGTEDYFCGSYNFENKAIRQYQEFTTPYSGLVQVIRPDGLYRSQTRFGLYRWHIMDPIRFEEDIRVTIQALGWRSDGRYLPLQDDISSVAYWYQTLPVAPFPKLPDRDYLEII
- a CDS encoding Ig-like domain-containing protein, producing MNLKDMFKNKKLVISVAVITVISILIITSLVIPNLLSGRTSSSYSQGDTYADSNNDNLYLKIDGAIDIVPMVADSTGVDVNSDFKILCENKQSKSFFQKALTITPQQAYEIKEVSDKEFHINFSNALKPNTIYKISLTSGYNYSWAFQTKTSFGLVRTLPRDRSTYVPVDSGIELSFTHEGVENIEQYFEITPKVNGRFQQYRKTVVFMPEKLDYGTIYTVTVKKGLRLKGSDETLPEDYTFTFETRKSPEQENTEYLSFTDILYNFTPQVEPILEVYASQDFKDQDISVEVYKYSNVDDLLENLKQYDTPAYRVFIRNSSLKFDTSKLQKISEFSTRVINNSGNYWYGSFIVFPSNLSEGHYLISVKSKNATYQTHIQVNDMAVYVMAGSHESLVWVNSSSTGKPVEGASISLVPLTSQASQTPQTSQTSQTSQTSLTSDKIQPVKTGKDGVAVIPEKVFKDSNELKALKSPENQMLFFTISKDDGPVFLAPLSYYTWQYFDYNYSVSKSALKYWTYLYTDRGLYLPDDTVQIWGIVRPRIGGDLPSKGTLYLHRAEYTYGTDYAYMENSTLSEILSREIDISEAGTFKSSMELSNLNPGSYFIRLKLGDETVIQKYFDVRQYTKPAYKVDITPDKKVMFEWEKLSVDIQASFFEGSPVSGMDLRYSYYTTWDTRKEGNIVCDENGKAGLDIIPLSTVNSWHPLTLNININNAKAEEEEIYSYSNVMVFPRDTMIEVNASSKNQAGLIEVKTNRIELEKLKTQSDFWYNVDQYRGDTTDIPLKIRIYKQHWDREEIGQYYDFINKKVQKKYRYFEVKNLLQEFSANTLNGKYSYEFPIEENENYIIEVESVDSRQKSIVETVYLYRYAQPQDGNIDRYSINTENNNAKFKLGDTVSLAVKKNNLELPAMPNNRFLYMTLKNGILSYTVVSEPNFNFNFTKDYIPNIYVKAVYFDGKNVFDAGNKLIGYDYKEKELKIDVKTDKQEYRPGDTVQLEIDVKDAQGNPCISEVNLSVVDEAFFAVYNQQVDTLAALYQYCFNSGILSEYLSYKPLNINFGAPEMGGEGGTQSVRFIFKDNAFFGTIKTDNNGKGKTSFKLPDNLTSWRITFQGVAYQKTSDDLKAGSGKINIPVKLPFFVDVIFNNVFMDGDTVAISARSFGTHLESDKKVEYTVLLEKKADISKDSKQKYTDEKTNQADKKTYQAEGIGNSLTNIELGKLEEGYYSVTVSAKQGKYNDAIKRDFKVVKSLLEASKLEYYKLTDSLKPAGGKSLTTLSFYNEGTSTYYNSLLSLLYSWGERVDQKLSGKIASELIKKHYGDGEEMRWVENPEDYQLESYQQYDGGIALLPYDSSNPEITAKISSLNNSISYDLFDKTAMKWYFYKTLENTNVTAEDAAASLWGLAALNEPVLIDIENLLNADLQSDTHPDELSNIGIKEKLYLGIALAELGSLNEARNVYNDIINQHGVTNSPYVYIDSKAGRDDTIELTSLCSVLAAKINAPEKDDLFKYVQDNSTRYILNNIERLIYVTHMTPDTNQAGSFTVEVNGRKENVSLDKNKVFKLVLTPEALQNIKFSNITGDVSVTSSYTAPITDFAEDANELVKIKRMYSVDGATQSSFNQSQLIKITLEPEFSETAPDGYYEITDILPAGLRYVSAANQFDQKWYPVERNGQKVVFGFYYNKNSKYRERSISYYARAVTPGQFTADYTYMKHSLSDICGFAEKVQVEIKKVGE
- a CDS encoding Asp23/Gls24 family envelope stress response protein, coding for MTEDLINEVVIEEELHEDKLKIVDEVIETIAGIEASKVRCVASMSGGFTDGLAGILGKKNLGKGVRVETLGNAVKVFLSIVVEYGCRIHMVAKDVQNIVRAAIEDMTGLKVAEVNVNVVGISMPKEAKKEEAKEEAKEE
- the asnS gene encoding asparagine--tRNA ligase, with amino-acid sequence MIKVTIKQLYRNTKEYIGKPVTVSGWVRTLRDSKAVGFIELNDGSFFKNLQVVFERDVIDNFDEVTKLSSGASVIVEGEIVETPNARQPFELKASKVEIEGLSSPDYPLQKKRHSFEFLRTIAHLRPRTNTFSAVFRVRSLVAYAIHKFFQERDFVYVHTPIITSSDCEGAGEMFRVSVLDPENLPLNEEGKVDFSKDFFGRKTGLTVSGQLAGEAYCMAFRNIYTFGPTFRAENSNTPRHAAEFWMIEPEIAFAGLKEDMELAEDMIKYIISYALEYAPEEMEFFNSFIDKNLFERLDNVINSDFGHITYTEAVDMLKKANEAFEYPVEWGKDLQTEHERYLTEKVFKKPVFVTDYPKDIKAFYMRLNDDNRTVAAMDLLVPGVGEIIGGSQREERLEYLEKRMDELGLDREDYWWYLDLRKYGGTRHAGFGLGFERAIMYITGMSNIRDVIPFPRTPSNAEF
- the amrB gene encoding AmmeMemoRadiSam system protein B produces the protein MKYINKHFIIFVIITGLCMILLLSGAYYRTVIYDASIQPIFGYSVSSQPIFERWQNTFFLRLSSISSNIQGNRNAVPGASFKQQPHLQNNLQVSAKRLQCRYYCEKEFNQSVDSAQSVDINAKELSDSGCPAEIKGGIVPHHLIAGGMIASFFKTISAEQFEVVVVIAPNHKGTGVKTVHTGNWSWQTPFGILEADTDVVNSLIDSKIADMNFDLLQDDHSIAGLVPYIKYYMPDSKIVPIMLHGNFGLQKAQKLGQNLHEKLEKEHKKSVIIASVDFSHYLPLEKAEQMDEISIKAIENRDINLIQHFNNDYMDSPPSIIALLSAMDASGAEYMKILGHSNSDRITCARSSETTSYFTVVFCSERN